From Enoplosus armatus isolate fEnoArm2 chromosome 23, fEnoArm2.hap1, whole genome shotgun sequence:
GGCGGGAGAGGAGCGCAGGAGGAGGCAGCAAGCTCAGcaaacaagcaagcaaacaaacaaacaaacaaacagacaaacaacgGTGACACTTAACGtcaggcaacaacaacaacaacaacaacaacaacgcacAGTGCAGTGCAGCGGGGTCCGTGCATGTCCAGCAGGATTTCTGGCAGCTTTGAGTGTGACGTgacgaggaggagaagctggaatcccccccccccacccacccccgcccccaccacacacacacacacacacacacacacacacccccgcTACTCCAGAGCTGCAAGTAAGTGTCAACTTATTTCACTTTACTTTAGCATGCCTTTTTATTCCGAGGGAAACAAAACTGCTGTGGCTGGCTGATGATTAACACTGAGgaaattattcttattattattatattatatatattattatattattattattattattatataccCGTTTTTTTCCAGTGTGCAAAACTGTTTCAGAAATGTGCAACACTTCTTGTGTTTGCCGGGTTGGAGGGGGTTTGACATTTAATTTCCCCTCAGACACATGAGCTTTGGCACTTTTAATGGCCATATCAGTTCAGCAGGCAACAGATGCttaagacgggggggggggggggggggtttattgtCACTTGGACTGGccatatttctttgtttatggTCAACACAGAGGTGGCCGTATTGTCCTCCTCGtccacttcttcctcctccccatcatcctcatcctcatcaccaCAATTGTCGTCATTccagccatcatcatcatcatcatcatcaccatgacTCTCTTTGCCCAAAAATAACCAgagtttaataaaaataaaaaaaaaagagagagagagagaaagacagaaagaactCAAATgaagctgcccccccccccccccaccccactcctcCTTCACGTGCGTTAAGGTGCGGTGACGTGCGCGGGGACAAGGTGATGACACTGGAGACACCGTGACAGTGGCAGCCCTTTTGTCGTGTCTAAAATGTCTGCATAACACTGACGTCCATGtttgttggtggtggtgttggtgttggtggtggtggtggtgggggggggtttacagtTTAGTGTGTAGGCTGCAGGGAGGTTGCTCGTGTTGGCAGAAGTCTGGAGGTTGCTGTGTTTCTGGCCCCGCAGATGCGGATTATGAGTCTGCTTTGTAGTGTAGCCGTCTGCGGGGGGGGGCTGATTTGTTTAGTTTCTATATGGAAGGTGAGATCAGATCACGGTAGATCCTGTTAATCCTTGCGCTGCGTGTTTACACCTCATgcatcaccccccccaccccccccacccccacttgTGCCTTCACTGCAGAACGTGCCCGGCTCAACCGGCCATTTGGGTCCGGTGTTGTTGGGTCTTCCATCAACAAATGGACTCGTTTCAAAGATTTCCTTGAAGCATCTCTGcactgggtggggggggtgggggggggggggtagagttTCGTGTTACTTCTCTTGACAAAAGCACGTTTTTATGACGCTGTAGTAGTGAGCGACCTGGACCCAACACGGCGCACCTTTCACGCCCGTGAtgactggagggggggggggggggggtgaaatgtCCGGTCATTATTTGGCTGCCGTGACGTTTTGAGACTCACCAGTCAACGTCACTGCACCTGTTGCACCTCAGGACGCCGTGTTGAAGAtttcagcaccaaggacagcgccccccccccccccccccccccccctcctccccccctgcCAGGAGCATCAAGAGCTCTGGCGTTCCTGTGTTGCAGTGGTGCGggctcctgctctgctctgacagTGATGTAGAGAAAgtaggaccccccccccccccacccccacccccacatgttgaagtgtccttgagcaagacactgaaccctaaatGGCGGATGATATTACATAATACATGTGATATATGACATCTGACAGGTTAATACAatacaagttgtttttgttttttttccacgcAGCTGAAAGTATCTGAAAATCACATAATGCCTAAATAATGACAATTTATCACGCGCGAGCATTTCCAAAAAGCAAACGTTGCGGTGTGCCAGATGTGCTAAATGCAGGACGAGGCGTGAGACACTACCCCTCCTTTATGTCAGGCTGAGCTACACCTAACCCTAACAACTAAAATCAGTGTGAAGCACCATCCTCCTAAAATGAAAGAATTTGAcacatacataataataataataatgtgtgatATCTGCACTATACTTCGATTCAAGACCTTattgtaagaaaaaaatatatatatatatatatttatatatatgtagatGTTATTGTGACAAGCTATGGTCGATGTTAGGCACCTCAAACGCATGGTTAAGGTTAAGAGGAGATTGTGGTTAGAGCAGGAGCGTCTTGAGGTGCAGATTCGTCTAACAAGGTCGACATTTCTATGATACTGTGATTTTGTGCTTCAAGGCAATAAGTCAGAGAGTCGttgaaactgaaatgtgttcctgtgtttttctctctcctccagccatTTTTGATCCCCCATCGCCGCTCACAGCGGGCCCTCTTCTGAGTGGCCATGATTGGGTACCGCAATGCCTCAAGTGCCCTTACCCTCCTGGTCCTCCTAACAGGGGCttccttcctccatctttccGCCCCCAACCCAATCAACACCCCTGGAGAAGTCAATAACCCAGACAGAGATACTCCTCCTGGACTGGCGGTGTCGGGAGACGGGCACAGAAAGGACGAGGAGAAACGGTcaacacagaaagaagaagaggccgaggaggaagaggagctctTCAAAGACGTGGATCCCAAGACGCTTGCGGCGGTCTTACTGGAGGCACTGAATCGCtcacaggagagagggagggagatgggggaGGTTAAAAAAGAAGAGGCGTACAGAGAAGTGAGAACGATGGAGGGAGCAGACCGGGTCAGAAATGGAcgagaggagctggagctgctgatggCGGCGCAGGGGAAGGAGCAGGAAAGGGAGgcggaagaggagaggaagaaagctcaggaggaggaggaaaggatgaCGGAGAAGGTGACCAGCCGTACCACAAGCCAGACGGTCCAGGTccaaacagagcagcagcccGCCACCccaggtggaggaggggagagcaggCAACCCCAGCAGGGGCCGAACAACCCTGAGCAAGGCAgcaacgaggaggaggaggagcagctcagCCCCGAGGAGCTGAAGAACCTCGAGACCATGATGAAGGAGTTTCCCCGTTTGAACACAGCCACTAAAAGGGAGGGCGATTCAGAgcaaaaccagagagagagcagaggctACGGCAGCTACAACGACATCGTACCAGTCAACAAAGGCGGCGACCTCGCTGCGTCTaagaagaaactgaaatggCAGGAGGAGACGCAGAAAGCCATGAACTTCCCGGTATTCAGGGGAGGCAATTTTATGGATGATTTTGAGGACGGTAATTACGCTGGCAGTAACGCAGCGCAGTCCCAGCTTTCAGCAGAGCAGGAGGTGATGGAAGGCGATGAAccagaggaggacgaggaggaggtgctgagccccgaggaggaggaggctcggGCTAAGGCAGAgcaggaagagatgaggaggcAGGCGGCCGAGGCGCAGAGGgccaagatggaggaggagaagttgGCCGACATTGCCTCGGACATGCTGCTGCGCTACATGGTCAAGCAGAACAACGGGAACAAGAAGTACGGCTCGTCGCTGTCCAATGCCGCGGAGGACAAGAGGTCAGATGAGGAACAGGAAGCGACGGAGGAGGACGACATCGATCCCCAGACCATCGACAAGCTGATCGAGATCTCCAGCAAGCTCCACCTCCCGGCCGACGACGTGGTGGACATCATCAGCGatgtggagaagaagaagaagaaagacgtGCCGTCCGAGGTGACATATCGTTGGCAGCGGCCCCCGGCCCCGCTGTCGTCTTCGTcttcgtcgtcgtcgtcgtcgtccgCCAATGGCTTGCCGGCGTCGCAGATTTCAACTGATCAACTGAACACCCTCCCCGTCTCTAAACAGCCCTCTCCAGCTGTCGATCTCCTCAAAACGTGGTTCCAGGAGAAGTCGCCGACAAAATCGCAGGATTTCTGGAGAAAACCTGGGAAGCCTCTGCTAGCGAATCAAAATCTGTGGCCCAAACCTCAGAAGCCTCTGTCAGTCAAACAGGAACTCAAACCCCGCAAGTCTTTTTGGACAACGTACCCTTTTTACCCCTACACGTACCCGCCCTACTACCAGAGGAAGCCCTACCCAGACTACTACCCCATTTATTTGCCTCCTCCCCCCAGACCCAAACCCCGTTACTTCGTCCCCAAACCCGGTCTCGCCCTCGATAACTTCATGGGAAACCCCGCCTACACTTTACCTCCCAAACGCCGTTACCACAACTGGGTCCAACCCTGGATGAGAAAACCCCCCGCGGGCCTTCAGCAGAAGCCTTACCACACCAGCTACCCCCTCCCGCTGTACCCCTGGACCTTTCAGCCGGTACCCATCCCCAAACCGCATTCCTCCCCCCGGATGCCTGTGATCCCCCCTCAACAGAGGCAGCGGTTTTACTACTCGGCCTCGGCACCCGCAGTGGCGAGAAATGAAGATTATTACGTGGCCGGAAAGCAGCCAAACACGAGCAGCCGTGACGATCTGGAGAAATACATACAGCAGATACTCCTGAAGAGGCCGCAAGCGTTAGACTAAAAAGGGGATGAGGGAAGAGCGAGATTAGGGCGAaatggaaaagaggagagatgggCAGAAAAGAGTGTATTTCTTTATGATTCCCTTTCGGTGgtatttggttttgttttacatacGCAACAAGTTTCTTTCTCCTATTTTGATTGGTTGTGATTTGGACAAGGACATTACAgaggaccttttttttttttttttctttccggTGGTAATCTGGATGAAATGGAACTTTTGGTAGGAAagcaaaaaaggaaagacacacacatcgACACCCCTCCTCTGCGAAAGGAGGGGAAACAGGAGGACGGTGTGGCCTGTTGGAAAAAGCATGACGCCGCAAAGATCTGCATCGTGCTCGAACTCTTCATCCAAACATCCCGGCATGGCAACATTCTCCATGTGGACATTTTTTTACGATGCCAACAAAGGAGGACGCTTGAATATGTTGTGACCTgtacctgtaaaaaaaaaaaattatatatatatatatatatatatatatatattcaaaaagAGTGAGTCGGATGAATCGTAGGCAGTGATTGGTGGGATTTTATTGTCTaaacacaaaaagaacatttgtgCAACTATCTCAGGCAGggaaaatttgaaaaaaaaatattccatGAACATCTTTCAGTAAATGACATGCACCACGTGGCCAAACGTGCGGGGACGCCAAACAGTCCAGCCATACGTAACAGTTGAACACGTGATTCCCGAACTACACACACCAAACAATGTGTGCTGGAGGTTTAAGGTTTCCTCTCATTGGAACAAAGGGGCctagtccaaaacccagagaaaCCACCCGGGACCACGGGGCGTCCGCATAGTTGGCCACGCGTGTGCATCAGCTGACACATCCGTCGTCTCCTAGAGATGACATCAAGACCATGCATAACCTGGGACTGGCCTCACGCCAAAGCCATTTGCTACACTTTTCAAaagaatgcttttttttttatttattttttttattttttatgcagAAACATGCAGAGCAGCATCATTTGCATTAGTACAGTACATGCGCATGTCTCACGGTGAAAGTGAATGCACCGAAAAAGCATATCTCATAAAATGGCTGCGGGAGCCGCTGTAATGGCTCGGATGACTCATCCTTTTGCATAACTTCAATTACCTTGTTGCTATGGTGCCAAAGCCTGGCCAAACTCTATATGGCATTATTTCGCGGGTTGACGCCTTCAGAGGAGGATGCAGACGTGCCGTTTACTAAACATACGCATTTTAAAGGACGAGGCCGGTGTTATTCTATAGTTTTTTGTTCTTACAGTCAACTGATCCCACGAGGAGACCAAATCaaatgtgttagtccgtctctcgGCACTTTCTGACCAACCCTGACCTGTCCGTAAAGcgctcagctccaagcccattgttttcctgctgagGGTGTAAATGCCTCCCTGTCTAATCTCAGCGCGATAAATTGTACCAATGGGGATAACAGACAGTGTTTCCTCCAAGGTATAAGTGGTGTTATGTTAAGCCACATTTAgtgctctggtgagtatttggggcagcaggacgctgtatgtgggattgagtcaagacaaactacagtgtgtgtgtgtgtgtgtgtgtgtgtgtgtgtgtgtgttcacgctAATGAAGGGACATGTCACCGGAAGAAAATGCACCAGGCTTCGGTTACACGCACAATCCTTGTTAGATGGATGCGTTCGTGGTTAGTTTGGCTCTGCACATGAGATTACGTACATGAGCGACATAGAAGATCACCGACATTATCCGTTAAAGATACCCTCCTTGGTTGCGTTAAAAGCACCCCCAAAGTGCCCCTGAGTCCCAAAGTCCCCCTCGGGCGTTTGTTTTTCACGTCTACATTATCAAGTCGACGTCTGTTTCGAAGGTTTTTAATCTAAATGTTGCGCGACCATCGATCATGCATTGTATACATTTGTAGGTGGGAAGTTGTTCCCAAGCTACTGTAACTGCCTTACATGTCGCTGTGACGTCCCtccccatctttttttttttttttctgttcttttgtcCCATTTGATATTATCGATGAGATCGATGACTCCTGCGACTTCTCCACTGGAGATGAGAACGGTTTGCTCGTATTCAGGGTGAACCTGAGCTTAATTTTCAAAACGCTGCTCAGATTGGATGCTATAGAAAtgattgtacaaaaaaaaaaggattgtaCTGCTGAGATTTCCTTTCTTTACTTAAATGGCTACTGATAATCAGTAATCAATAAACACatccttttctccctttttccctctttttcaaATACGCCACTGGGAGCGAGAGCAGATGTTGCTCTTTGGCTggcctgttgttttgttgttgttgttgaccttTGTGGCCGTCTGTTGCTAAGGGATGAGCAAACATCAGAGTCTTTGTTGCCAAGCCAAAAACCGGAATCATGGCAGCGACGATCTCATaatgggaaaaaagaaaaaaaaatgt
This genomic window contains:
- the vgf gene encoding neurosecretory protein VGF, with product MIGYRNASSALTLLVLLTGASFLHLSAPNPINTPGEVNNPDRDTPPGLAVSGDGHRKDEEKRSTQKEEEAEEEEELFKDVDPKTLAAVLLEALNRSQERGREMGEVKKEEAYREVRTMEGADRVRNGREELELLMAAQGKEQEREAEEERKKAQEEEERMTEKVTSRTTSQTVQVQTEQQPATPGGGGESRQPQQGPNNPEQGSNEEEEEQLSPEELKNLETMMKEFPRLNTATKREGDSEQNQRESRGYGSYNDIVPVNKGGDLAASKKKLKWQEETQKAMNFPVFRGGNFMDDFEDGNYAGSNAAQSQLSAEQEVMEGDEPEEDEEEVLSPEEEEARAKAEQEEMRRQAAEAQRAKMEEEKLADIASDMLLRYMVKQNNGNKKYGSSLSNAAEDKRSDEEQEATEEDDIDPQTIDKLIEISSKLHLPADDVVDIISDVEKKKKKDVPSEVTYRWQRPPAPLSSSSSSSSSSSANGLPASQISTDQLNTLPVSKQPSPAVDLLKTWFQEKSPTKSQDFWRKPGKPLLANQNLWPKPQKPLSVKQELKPRKSFWTTYPFYPYTYPPYYQRKPYPDYYPIYLPPPPRPKPRYFVPKPGLALDNFMGNPAYTLPPKRRYHNWVQPWMRKPPAGLQQKPYHTSYPLPLYPWTFQPVPIPKPHSSPRMPVIPPQQRQRFYYSASAPAVARNEDYYVAGKQPNTSSRDDLEKYIQQILLKRPQALD